A stretch of DNA from Chionomys nivalis chromosome 14, mChiNiv1.1, whole genome shotgun sequence:
agagagcagaatCAAGAGGAAGGTGACTGGTGGGTAGCAGCTTCTACACTGTTCATTAGCCAGAATTCAGTAGTGTGCCCTACTCAGTTCCAGAGCTGTGTGGTGACACCAATTTAGCAAAATATTCAGAAGCAATGCTTAGTATTGTCTCTGACACAGAAAGTGGGGTGGAGGGCAGCTCGAAGCTAAGGAGCAAGGACTAAGCATGCATTCTGAACAATTCTGTCTTGGTTTATATCTTTCTGTCGATCCCTACAGACTACTGACAGataaaacccaaaataatcatgaCAAGAAAAATACATGGTAAATGTCCTAACCTTGAGTTTAATTAACAGCACATGACTTTCCTGTGATCTCTCCAAAGCAGCACTCGGGAATATGCACACACCCACCAGACCTGGCCTGAGCAAGTGCCTAATCCGAGTATTTACAGCTTCAGCTTCAGTTTGTGATACTTCCAACTGtggaagaacaaacaaacacaaaaatccaaaacgctacctttaaaaaacaaacaacagaaacaaattcaACTACCACCCCCCCCCATCACACAAAACTGTTTATTTGTTCACGGTCATGCTCTCATTAATGCCACTTGAACTTTTGAAATACTTTAAACGAAAGCTTTTTCCGATGTTACAGCAGAAACGGCAATGGAGAAACACTGCTGCTAGCGTTCAAGAAGTGAACCCGTCATTAACTCCTGGCTGAGCTCTAATTATCCAGTGTATCTACCTATCTTACTAAGTGCTGCCTGCATCTTTTAAACTGAACCTTCACTCATTCAGGGGGATCCTGGACAGAGGGGCAGCGTTTCCTTAAGGAGTGCAGGACAGCGTGCTATTCGTTTGATTTTACCCTTACGCACACAGGCAGCCCCGTCTGAAGCAAGAATGAGCCTGGGCCGATTCCCGATGATTTTGGTGATATCACAGAATGTGCTCAAACAATCAAGTCATTTTTTCTTAAAACCTGAAAAGGAAAATCCAGTGTCTCACATGCTGCCTATTTCTCACCCCGTCTTTTTCGGCCACTGAGTTGCCCCCATAAGCTCTCTGTGCAGGATCATTGTCTCAGAACCACTGAACATGGATTGgtcagaaggaagcagaggcggaGCCATTCAGAGCAGTCTCGCCTCTCAGTATAACCGTAAGAAATCAACAGCCAGCACCAGGCTGCTCTAGCTCACAGGGATGCTCCCGCTGGAAACTGAACTTCTGAGAGGCTCCGGTGTGAGTATGGGCACGCACATGCGGCTCCCAGCTGTACAGCGACTCTCAGGAAAAGGACTCTGAAAAGACCCTAAATGAATAAGGCTGAAACGAAAACTGCAGCGAGAACAAAAGCAAACGGCGAACTGGTCAACTGAGAATGAACATTCAGAAGCCCGGGTGTCTAAAGAGATAAGGAGCAGAGCGGAGCCCAGAAGAGACCAACAACTCCTTTGCAAACCCCGCGGCTGCTTCTGACTGCGCTCACAGCAGGCGCCAACTGCAGCCTCCCAACTTCCACAAACACGCACAAACAGCCTGGGAGAAAATCACCACCGGAGCTTCCCTGACCCAGGAGGTTGGATCAATTCAAGGAGAATTCGAAtccagctgctgcaggaagaTGAACTCCACCCACCACCATGGCATGTATACTTCCCTCCACCTCTGGAACCGCAGCAGCTACGGGCTGCACGGCAATACCAGCGAGTCCCTGGGGAAGGGGTACTCTGATGGAGGATGCTATGAGCAACTTTTTGTGTCTCCCGAGGTGTTTGTGACTCTGGGTGTCATAAGCCTGTTGGAGAACATTCTAGTGATCGTGGCAATCGCCAAGAACAAGAACCTGCACTCACCCATGTACTTTTTCATCTGTAGCCTGGCTGTGGCAGATATGCTGGTGAGCGTTTCAAACGGGTCGGAAACCATCGTCATCACCCTGTTGAACAGCACAGATACGGACGCGCAGAGCTTCACCGTGAATATTGATAATGTCATTGACTCTGTGATCTGTAGTTCCTTGCTCGCGTCCATTTGCAGCCTCCTTTCCATTGCCGTGGACAGGTATTTCACTATCTTTTACGCCCTCCAGTACCATAACATTATGACGGTTAAGCGGGTAGCGATCATCATAAGTTGTATCTGGGCGGCTTGTACGGTGTCGGGCATCCTCTTCATCATATACTCGGACAGCAGCGCTGTCATCATTTGCCTCATTACCATGTTCTTCACCATGCTGGTTCTCATGGCCTCTCTCTATGTCCACATGTTCCTGATGGCGAGGCTTCACATTAAGAGGATTGCTGTCCTCCCCGGCACTGGTACCATCCGTCAGGGTGCCAACATGAAGGGGGCAATTACGCTGACTATCCTGATTGGGGTCTTCGTGGTCTGCTGggcccctttcttcctccacttaCTGTTCTATATCTCTTGTCCTCAGAATCCATACTGTGTGTGCTTCATGTCTCATTTTAACCTGTATCTCATACTGATCATGTGTAATGCCGTCATTGACCCCCTCATTTATGCCCTCCGGAGTCAAGAACTGAGGAAAACCTTCAAAGAAATCATCTGCTTTTACCCCCTGGGAGGCACCTGCGACTTGTCTGGCAGGTATTAAGTGGGGACTGAGTGCATACTAGGCATACTGGGACCCTGCAGACTTTCTCACGCTGGCACACCTGAGCAATGTGCTTTGGCAACAGCTGCTTCTCCTGTGTATTGCTTTGGTTGAAAGTGTCTACTGTTTAAGTTTCAGTTTATGGCTTTTGATATGAAAAAGTCTAAACCTGTTATTTTTAATGTCATGTGCTACTTTTTGGATTGTCAAGTGCTAATCTATGTTCTATATTGTGGGCGCTGTGGATTTACAAAAAAAAGTGTGGGGGGGAGACATCCTTATTAAAAGTTTACCAATGTCTCTTTCCTGTTATTTATCAAGATTCAACACTTGTCTTTTCTGTAGTGACAGAAGCCAGAACCTTATTAAATATGTTCTCAACTG
This window harbors:
- the Mc4r gene encoding melanocortin receptor 4; translation: MNSTHHHGMYTSLHLWNRSSYGLHGNTSESLGKGYSDGGCYEQLFVSPEVFVTLGVISLLENILVIVAIAKNKNLHSPMYFFICSLAVADMLVSVSNGSETIVITLLNSTDTDAQSFTVNIDNVIDSVICSSLLASICSLLSIAVDRYFTIFYALQYHNIMTVKRVAIIISCIWAACTVSGILFIIYSDSSAVIICLITMFFTMLVLMASLYVHMFLMARLHIKRIAVLPGTGTIRQGANMKGAITLTILIGVFVVCWAPFFLHLLFYISCPQNPYCVCFMSHFNLYLILIMCNAVIDPLIYALRSQELRKTFKEIICFYPLGGTCDLSGRY